A window of the Besnoitia besnoiti strain Bb-Ger1 chromosome VI, whole genome shotgun sequence genome harbors these coding sequences:
- a CDS encoding rRNA metabolism protein, SBDS family protein (encoded by transcript BESB_066690), giving the protein MSLKQPVTQVRLTNVAVVRLRQHGHRFEVACYKNKVLNWRAGIEDDLQEVLQTNAVFHNVSKGEFAKRDALLAVFNTADQEKICRIILDKGELQISEKERQAALAAAFQDVITLVIEMTVNVRTGLPLTRTACASALKQVGFGVKLGVASKAQALKAVALLQRKLGANAIARRMMRLKAECGASHRDEVRKFIEQCGGVVELEALLGDAPDAEAQGKGDRDCKPGTARAAAQHAVYSVTFLNPASYYRDFDTLLQSLRGSLFLLAANCIQGCLSSATESVDAELPVEEHATAGRSARRAPAGESPLADDIPDILCEGASQKRREKHKKKNEGRRARRGSVLSDDGLSGAGLSFREMPEAAAAGGTGKKKREGRRKLRHGRRFAGICSFDNDSPLSSLSAVSRRDVAPSSPEEFEAAAMAWLRRDAVPLPREAGGEAALGALDSASEATDEEPTEDAFHRARAAAQRSKKERKRRGRENRRRDEWDSEEDDMSKLNAGRLSSRPSHTGSESHSSERRPRAGGDRDLLAVAPRAEGATEALPDAAETMSERAHVAARGSEKAGAFSCRTCQMGFEGAAEHRQHCKSSLHAMNLKRRIKNLPPLTEEGWQEAQLDEQLVQSLEGLVLPEY; this is encoded by the exons ATGTCGCTGAAACAGCCTGTCACGCAGGTGCGCCTGACAAACGTGGCGGtggtgcgcctgcggcaacACGGCCACCGGTTCGAGGTCGCCTGCTACAAAAACAAAGTCCTCAACTGGAGAGCAG GCATTGAGGACGACTTGCAAGAG GTGCTGCAAACCAATGCTGTTTTCCACAACGTATCCAAGGGCGAGTTCGCGAAGCGCGACGCCCTCCTGGCTGTGTTCAACACGGCGGATCAGGAGAAGATTTGCAGAATCATTCTCGACAAAG GGGAGTTGCAGATTTCGGAGAAGGAGCGTcaagcggcgctcgccgcggcgttccAGGATGTGATTACGCTGGTCATTGAGATGACAGTCAACGTGCGCACGGGGCTCCCGCTGACGCGCACAGCGTGTGCCTCGGCGCTGAAGCAAGTTGGGTTCGGAGTGAAGCTCGGCGTGGCATCGAAAGCGCAGGCCCTCAAGGCGGTCGCGTTGCTCCAGCGGAAGCTCGGCGCAAACGCCATCGCTCGCCGCATGATGCGCCTGAAGGCCGAGTGTGGAGCCTCGCATCGCGACGAAGTCCGCAAGTTCATCGAGCAGTGCGGAGGCGTCGTGGAGCTTGAGGCCCTCCTCGGAGATgcgcccgacgcggaggcacaggggaaaggagacagagatTGCAAGCCGGGTaccgcgagggcggccgccCAGCACGCGGTGTACAGCGTGACCTTCCTGAACCCCGCGAGCTACTACCGCGACTTCGACACGCTTCTCCAGtcgctccgcggcagcctttttctcctcgcggcgaacTGCATCCAAGGGTGCCTAAGTTCAGCTACAGAATCAGTCGACGCGGAGCTTCCGGTGGAGGAGCACGCGACCGCCGGCCGAAGtgccaggcgcgcgccggcgggcgagagTCCCTTGGCAGATGACATCCCTGACATCTTGTGCGAGGGCGCGTCTcagaaaaggagagaaaagcacaagaagaagaacgagggacgacgcgcgcgacgcggcagtGTGTTGAGCGACGACGGACtcagcggcgcgggcctgtCCTTCCGAGAGATGCctgaggccgctgcagccggagggacggggaagaagaagagagaggggcgCCGAAAACTGAGACACGGCCGGAGGTTCGCGGGAATCTGCAGCTTCGATAACGACTCGCCGCTCAGCAGCTTGTCCGCAGTCAGCCGCCGCGATGTCGCCCCATCGTCTCCAGAGGAGTTTGAAGCTGCGGCCATGGCGTGGCTCCGCCGAGACGCTGTGCCGCTTCCTCGTgaggccggcggagaagccgccCTAGGCGCCTTGGATTCCGCCTCAGAGGCCACCGATGAAGAGCCGACCGAAGACGCGTTCCacagggcgcgcgcggcagcccaAAGGagcaagaaagagaggaagcgacgaggcagagagaaccGACGGCGCGATGAGTgggacagcgaggaagacgacatGTCCAAGCTGAACGCAGGCCGTCTTTCTTCCCGTCCTTCACACACAGGCTCTGAGAGTCACTCCTCtgagaggcggccgcgcgccggcggcgaccgcgaccttctcgccgttgctccgcgcgcagagggagccACAGAAGCTCTTCCGGATGCTGCAGAAACCATGTCAGAACGAGCGCACGTCGCAGCGCGAGGGTCGGAGAAGGCGGGTGCGTTCTCGTGTCGGACGTGTCAAATGGGATttgaaggcgccgcggagcacAGACAGCACTGTAAGTCCAGTCTGCATGCGATGAACCTGAAGAGAAGAATCAAAAACCTGCCGCCCCTCACGGAAGAAGGGTGGCAAGAAGCTCAGCTCGATGAACAGCTCGTGCAAAGTCTTGAAGGGCTTGTGCTGCCAGAGTACTGA